The following coding sequences lie in one Methanopyrus sp. SNP6 genomic window:
- a CDS encoding 4Fe-4S dicluster domain-containing protein, with translation MQVVRRIEIDRTRCDGASCALCVEVCERGVLKIKDEEVVIADLEACDACDKCVRVCPNDAIDLYRYRERQFLSAMVRAMNNSDDNGLEVARRVVMRGRDVFGDTWFYLRRELERTCRIKREAELEGKRAKLYECTCKVCGKKFKGNKKLDVCSECANR, from the coding sequence GTGCAGGTAGTCCGTCGTATCGAGATCGACCGGACCAGATGTGATGGAGCCTCCTGCGCGCTCTGCGTTGAGGTTTGTGAGAGAGGAGTGTTGAAAATCAAGGATGAAGAGGTGGTCATCGCAGACCTGGAGGCATGTGACGCTTGCGATAAGTGCGTGCGTGTCTGCCCCAACGACGCTATAGACCTTTACAGGTATCGAGAGCGTCAGTTCTTGAGTGCAATGGTACGTGCTATGAATAATAGTGACGACAATGGACTCGAGGTCGCCAGGAGAGTGGTAATGCGTGGTAGGGACGTGTTCGGCGATACCTGGTTCTACCTCCGTCGAGAGCTAGAGAGGACATGCCGGATCAAGAGGGAAGCCGAGCTCGAAGGTAAGCGAGCAAAGCTGTACGAGTGTACGTGTAAGGTGTGTGGGAAGAAGTTCAAGGGCAACAAGAAACTCGATGTGTGCTCGGAATGTGCCAACAGATAA